Proteins encoded in a region of the Paenibacillus pedocola genome:
- a CDS encoding aspartate carbamoyltransferase catalytic subunit: MMTATKVKERSLLGIKELDRTEILQLLNRTAYWDNQSEKLNPVLKSHFVANMFFENSTRTRFSFEMAEKRLGVQVLNFTAAASSVEKGESIYDTVRTLESMGIDAGVVRLKPAGVLQQLSEKVSIPLVNAGDGNNEHPTQALLDMYTMTKNFGELKGLKVSIIGDIMHSRVARSNLWGLTKMGAKVQFCAPDSMKAPELAQYAPYVTMEEALKADVVMMLRVQLERHATGILQSAEEYRKQYGLTEERAAKLDKNTIIMHPAPVNRNVEIDDAVVESSQSRIFPQMANGVPVRMAVMERALL; the protein is encoded by the coding sequence ATGATGACAGCAACCAAGGTGAAGGAACGCAGTCTGCTGGGGATTAAGGAGCTGGACCGGACAGAGATTCTACAGCTTTTGAACAGAACGGCCTACTGGGACAATCAGAGCGAGAAGCTGAACCCGGTGCTGAAGTCGCACTTTGTAGCCAATATGTTTTTTGAGAATAGCACGCGAACCCGCTTTTCCTTTGAAATGGCCGAGAAACGCCTGGGGGTTCAGGTGCTGAACTTCACAGCGGCGGCTTCCAGTGTAGAAAAAGGCGAGTCGATCTACGATACAGTCCGTACGCTGGAATCGATGGGGATCGACGCCGGAGTTGTGCGTTTGAAGCCTGCAGGTGTCCTGCAGCAGCTGTCGGAGAAGGTATCCATACCGCTGGTTAATGCAGGGGACGGGAACAACGAGCATCCGACGCAGGCGCTGCTGGACATGTATACGATGACCAAAAATTTTGGCGAGCTGAAGGGCCTGAAAGTTTCAATTATAGGAGACATTATGCATAGTCGCGTAGCGCGCTCGAACCTCTGGGGACTAACGAAGATGGGCGCGAAGGTGCAGTTCTGTGCACCAGACAGTATGAAGGCCCCGGAACTGGCACAGTACGCACCTTATGTAACAATGGAGGAGGCACTGAAGGCCGATGTGGTTATGATGCTGCGCGTGCAGCTGGAACGCCATGCCACGGGCATCCTGCAGTCAGCCGAAGAATACCGCAAGCAGTATGGACTTACCGAGGAACGCGCGGCGAAACTGGACAAGAATACCATCATCATGCATCCGGCGCCGGTTAACCGCAATGTGGAAATTGACGATGCAGTAGTGGAGAGCAGCCAGTCGCGGATTTTCCCACAGATGGCAAACGGGGTGCCGGTCAGAATGGCCGTGATGGAACGTGCGCTTCTGTAA
- the pyrR gene encoding bifunctional pyr operon transcriptional regulator/uracil phosphoribosyltransferase PyrR: MYTEKNVIMDETAIRRALSRIAHEILEKNKGIENCLLIGIRTRGVYLAQRIAERIKEIEGVDIPWGELDITHYRDDREGGDNREAMDRAVVESNVTLPTGTSGIRDKKVILFDDVLYTGRTIRAAMDALMDCGRPRMIQLAVLADRGHRELPIRPDYIGKNVPTSRHEQIEVALTEYDGRDEVYIISNREER, from the coding sequence ATGTATACCGAGAAGAATGTAATTATGGATGAGACGGCAATCCGCCGGGCGCTGTCGCGCATTGCACATGAAATTTTGGAGAAGAACAAAGGGATTGAGAATTGCCTGCTGATCGGCATCCGCACACGCGGGGTGTACCTGGCACAGCGGATCGCGGAACGAATCAAAGAGATCGAGGGTGTTGATATCCCTTGGGGAGAGCTCGACATTACGCATTACAGGGATGACCGCGAAGGCGGCGACAACCGGGAAGCAATGGACCGGGCGGTCGTGGAGAGCAATGTGACACTACCCACCGGCACCAGCGGCATCCGTGACAAAAAAGTGATTTTGTTCGACGATGTGCTCTACACCGGCCGTACGATCCGCGCTGCAATGGATGCGCTGATGGATTGCGGACGGCCGCGGATGATCCAGCTAGCTGTGCTGGCCGACCGCGGACACCGCGAGCTGCCGATCCGGCCGGACTACATCGGCAAAAACGTACCGACCTCCAGACATGAGCAAATCGAAGTGGCGCTGACGGAATATGACGGCAGAGACGAGGTTTACATTATTTCGAACCGGGAGGAACGATAA
- a CDS encoding GyrI-like domain-containing protein, which translates to MDKIDYKKSNKELYQPKTEPGIIDVPAMTFIQVNGYGNPNDPEGEYQKAVETLYALSYTIKMSPKNGPAPHGYFEYVVPPLEGLWWQEGLRGVDLMSKDTFSWTAMIRQPDFVNEQVFAAAVEAVKRKKPQVDVSKAGLVTFTEGLCVQCMHIGSFDDEPATVAKMNRYIAEHDLLCDLSDVRRHHEIYLSDPRKTETAKLKTILRHPVRQAR; encoded by the coding sequence ATGGACAAAATTGATTATAAAAAATCCAATAAAGAGCTATATCAGCCAAAGACTGAACCCGGCATCATTGACGTTCCGGCGATGACCTTTATTCAGGTGAACGGGTACGGCAACCCGAATGATCCGGAGGGTGAATATCAAAAGGCAGTGGAGACGCTATATGCCCTATCCTATACGATTAAAATGTCACCCAAAAATGGGCCAGCGCCGCACGGCTACTTCGAGTATGTGGTGCCCCCGCTGGAAGGGCTGTGGTGGCAGGAGGGTCTCCGGGGAGTAGACCTCATGAGCAAGGACACCTTCAGCTGGACAGCTATGATCCGCCAGCCAGATTTCGTGAATGAACAAGTATTTGCCGCCGCGGTTGAAGCAGTGAAACGTAAAAAGCCGCAGGTTGATGTCTCCAAGGCTGGACTTGTTACATTCACAGAGGGACTATGCGTGCAGTGTATGCATATCGGAAGCTTTGATGACGAGCCTGCAACTGTTGCCAAAATGAACCGCTATATCGCAGAGCATGATCTGCTGTGCGATCTGTCAGATGTCAGACGGCATCATGAAATATACCTCTCTGACCCCCGTAAAACAGAGACTGCCAAGCTGAAGACAATTCTGCGGCATCCTGTTCGGCAAGCAAGATAA
- a CDS encoding GNAT family N-acetyltransferase: MMNMELITITHWDDKLWRSIEPVYREAFPSGAKPEGILRSMLDRGIAHIHAGLIDGQAAAMAVTGMVDGAEGKRLIIDYLAVSRELRGRGAGTVFLDLIIDWAKQTNNVLGVIIEAESGSSETHAQRIHFWEKNGFILTPYVHQYIWVPEPYQAMLKPLEQSVQVEDNGESLFRYINNFHKKAYRPPAK, encoded by the coding sequence ATGATGAACATGGAGCTAATAACAATTACACATTGGGATGATAAGCTGTGGAGATCCATCGAGCCGGTATACCGGGAGGCTTTTCCCAGCGGGGCGAAACCGGAAGGCATCCTGCGCAGTATGCTGGACCGGGGAATTGCCCATATCCATGCAGGCCTTATAGATGGTCAAGCAGCCGCAATGGCTGTAACGGGAATGGTTGATGGAGCGGAAGGGAAACGTCTTATTATAGATTATCTGGCGGTTAGCCGGGAGCTGCGCGGCCGGGGGGCCGGGACGGTGTTTCTGGATCTGATCATAGACTGGGCAAAACAAACTAATAACGTACTTGGCGTCATTATAGAGGCAGAATCGGGGAGCTCGGAGACTCATGCACAGCGTATTCACTTCTGGGAGAAAAACGGGTTCATCCTAACCCCTTATGTACATCAGTATATCTGGGTGCCTGAGCCTTATCAGGCCATGCTGAAGCCGCTGGAGCAGAGCGTACAGGTGGAGGATAATGGTGAGTCCCTGTTCCGCTATATTAATAATTTCCACAAAAAAGCCTACCGGCCGCCCGCAAAATAA
- a CDS encoding LL-diaminopimelate aminotransferase: protein MSIEQYQNTFIQTNFADRIGGANYGKDTNIYKFEKIKRAKASAKQDFPNIELIDMGVGEPDEMADEGIVAKLALEAAKEENRGYSDNGIPEFKAAAAAYLKEVFQVDGIDPVNEVVHSIGSKPALAMLPSCFINPGDITIMTIPGYPVLGTHTKYLGGQVYTVELKKENNFLPDLNSIPEDIARKAKLLYLNYPNNPTGASATPEFFSAVVDWAKKYNVVVIHDAPYAALTYDGVKPLSFLSVPGAKDVGVELHSLSKSYNMTGWRIGFVAGNPLVVKAFSDVKDNNDSGQFIAIQKAAAYGLANPQITEAIAAKYSRRHNMLVDALNSLGFKAEKPKGSFFLYVAAPKGVKGGRRFESGEDFSQFLIREKLISTVPWDDAGPFVRFSVTFVAKGEEEEKRVISEIQRRLSDVEFEF from the coding sequence ATGAGTATTGAACAATATCAGAACACCTTCATTCAGACTAATTTTGCAGACCGCATCGGCGGCGCGAACTACGGCAAAGATACTAACATTTATAAATTTGAGAAAATCAAACGCGCTAAGGCTTCGGCGAAGCAGGATTTTCCTAACATTGAACTGATTGACATGGGCGTAGGCGAACCTGACGAAATGGCTGATGAAGGCATTGTCGCCAAGCTTGCCCTCGAAGCTGCCAAAGAAGAAAACCGCGGTTATTCCGATAACGGTATTCCTGAATTCAAAGCAGCGGCTGCCGCTTACCTGAAGGAAGTATTCCAGGTTGACGGCATTGATCCAGTAAACGAAGTGGTTCACTCCATCGGTTCGAAGCCGGCTTTGGCGATGCTGCCATCCTGCTTCATCAATCCGGGCGATATCACAATCATGACCATTCCGGGTTATCCGGTGCTGGGCACCCACACCAAATACCTAGGCGGACAAGTCTATACAGTGGAACTTAAGAAGGAAAACAATTTCCTGCCTGACCTGAACTCCATTCCGGAAGACATCGCCCGTAAGGCAAAGCTGCTCTATCTGAACTATCCGAACAACCCTACCGGCGCAAGCGCAACGCCTGAATTTTTCAGCGCCGTTGTAGACTGGGCCAAAAAATATAATGTCGTAGTCATCCATGACGCTCCTTACGCAGCCTTGACTTATGATGGCGTGAAGCCGCTGAGCTTCCTGTCCGTACCGGGCGCGAAGGATGTCGGCGTAGAACTGCACTCCCTTTCCAAGTCCTATAACATGACTGGCTGGAGAATCGGATTCGTAGCCGGCAATCCGCTGGTTGTGAAGGCATTCAGTGACGTGAAGGATAATAATGACTCCGGTCAGTTCATTGCCATTCAAAAGGCTGCTGCTTACGGTCTGGCGAATCCGCAGATCACCGAAGCCATTGCCGCCAAGTATTCCCGCCGCCACAACATGCTGGTGGATGCGCTGAACAGCCTGGGCTTCAAAGCTGAGAAGCCGAAGGGCTCGTTCTTCCTGTATGTAGCTGCACCTAAAGGTGTTAAAGGCGGACGCCGCTTTGAATCCGGCGAAGATTTCTCGCAGTTCCTGATCCGCGAGAAGCTGATCTCCACCGTGCCTTGGGACGATGCCGGCCCATTCGTACGCTTCTCCGTTACTTTCGTAGCCAAAGGCGAGGAAGAAGAGAAACGTGTAATCTCCGAAATTCAAAGACGTCTGAGCGACGTTGAATTCGAATTTTAA
- a CDS encoding RluA family pseudouridine synthase gives MNDLNKDVKEMAAGAASEEDKDVTEWTVIAENAKERIDKYITESWEEDISRSQVQLWISSGHVTVNGAPVKANYKLTEGDVVAVTVPEAEVTDLVAEDIPLDVVYEDSDVIVVNKPRGMVVHPAAGHPSGTLVNALMHHCKDLSGINGEIRPGIVHRIDKDTSGLIMAAKNDASHASLAAQLKEHSVTRRYIAVVHGNLSHDKGTVDAPIGRDPHDRKLYTVTEKNSKRSVTHFTVLERFGDCTLLELQLETGRTHQIRVHMKFIGHPLVGDPVYGRSKGITMNGQALHAAVLGFVHPSTGQYMEYSRPIPADMEEVLFTLRSR, from the coding sequence ATGAATGATTTGAATAAGGACGTCAAAGAGATGGCGGCTGGGGCCGCCTCCGAAGAAGATAAGGACGTCACCGAATGGACGGTTATTGCAGAAAATGCCAAGGAACGGATCGATAAATATATCACCGAGTCCTGGGAAGAAGATATTTCCCGTTCTCAGGTGCAGCTGTGGATCAGCAGCGGACATGTTACGGTAAACGGCGCTCCTGTAAAAGCGAATTATAAGCTGACTGAAGGCGATGTTGTGGCGGTTACCGTTCCAGAGGCGGAAGTGACCGATCTGGTGGCGGAAGATATTCCGCTTGACGTCGTTTACGAGGACAGCGATGTCATTGTTGTCAACAAGCCGCGCGGCATGGTTGTCCATCCGGCAGCAGGGCATCCTTCGGGCACCCTGGTCAATGCGCTGATGCATCACTGCAAGGATCTGTCCGGCATTAACGGTGAGATCCGCCCGGGCATTGTGCACCGCATCGATAAGGACACCTCAGGCCTGATTATGGCAGCCAAGAATGACGCCAGTCATGCCTCGCTTGCCGCCCAGCTCAAAGAGCACAGCGTAACGCGCCGCTATATCGCTGTAGTGCACGGCAACCTTTCGCATGACAAGGGAACTGTGGACGCGCCGATCGGCCGCGATCCCCATGACCGCAAGTTGTATACGGTAACCGAGAAGAACAGCAAGCGGTCGGTGACGCATTTTACCGTGCTGGAGCGCTTTGGCGATTGTACCCTGCTGGAGCTGCAGCTGGAGACGGGGCGTACACACCAGATCCGCGTGCATATGAAGTTTATCGGTCATCCGCTGGTCGGAGATCCGGTATACGGGCGCAGTAAAGGGATCACCATGAATGGACAGGCTCTGCATGCCGCTGTACTGGGCTTCGTGCATCCTTCGACAGGACAGTATATGGAATATAGCAGACCGATTCCTGCAGATATGGAAGAAGTGCTGTTTACACTGCGCAGCAGATAA
- the lspA gene encoding signal peptidase II, whose translation MVYFLIALIVFLIDQGTKYVIATRLEIAEQIPVIKDFFIITSHRNRGAAFGILEGQQWFFILITVIVVVGIVWYLNKARKTRKLLPTALALVLGGAVGNFLDRLLNGEVVDFLMFNFGSYTFPIFNVADSCIVIGVALIILDTLRDMKGGEDIIEVKESKEVKEGNE comes from the coding sequence GTGGTGTACTTTCTGATTGCGCTTATTGTATTTTTGATTGACCAGGGTACCAAATATGTCATTGCTACCCGGCTGGAGATCGCTGAGCAGATTCCGGTTATTAAGGATTTCTTTATTATTACCTCTCACCGCAATCGTGGAGCCGCTTTCGGAATTCTTGAAGGACAGCAGTGGTTCTTCATTTTGATTACGGTTATTGTTGTTGTCGGTATCGTCTGGTACCTGAACAAAGCCCGGAAGACCCGCAAACTGCTGCCTACTGCGCTGGCACTTGTGCTTGGCGGAGCGGTTGGCAACTTTTTGGACCGTTTACTGAACGGCGAAGTTGTAGACTTCCTGATGTTCAATTTCGGCAGCTATACCTTCCCGATTTTCAATGTGGCCGACTCCTGCATCGTGATTGGGGTAGCGCTGATTATTCTCGATACGCTGCGTGACATGAAGGGCGGAGAAGATATCATCGAGGTCAAGGAATCCAAGGAAGTCAAAGAAGGGAATGAATGA
- a CDS encoding TraR/DksA C4-type zinc finger protein, translated as MSRLTPQQLGELHTALLQQQQEISHRLQNNGHYGLQESLRDNTGELSTNDNHPGDAATELYHRSMDISLVERDEHELEEIDDALKAMDEGSYGSCAVCGQDIPYERLSVVPATRYCKEHNPRQFSPFTRPAEEEFLSPPYGRTSLDERDEQNGFDGEDAWQIVESYGSSNSPAMAEDNEIRSYNDMEIEADETEGFVEPWENFVATDIAGNHLTIIKGNSYRHYMDSEEGSYLLDPNRKTDRE; from the coding sequence ATGAGCCGACTGACACCACAGCAGCTTGGAGAGCTGCATACCGCACTGCTTCAGCAGCAGCAGGAAATCAGCCACCGTCTGCAAAACAACGGGCATTATGGACTGCAGGAATCACTGCGGGATAACACTGGAGAGCTGTCCACCAACGACAATCATCCCGGCGATGCCGCAACGGAGCTGTATCACCGATCCATGGACATTTCCCTTGTGGAACGGGATGAACATGAGCTCGAGGAAATCGATGATGCCCTGAAAGCGATGGATGAGGGCAGCTACGGCAGCTGCGCCGTCTGTGGGCAGGACATTCCATATGAACGCTTGTCCGTTGTCCCTGCAACCCGGTATTGCAAAGAGCATAATCCCCGCCAGTTTTCCCCGTTCACACGGCCGGCGGAAGAAGAATTTCTGTCGCCTCCATATGGACGGACCAGCCTCGATGAACGGGACGAGCAAAACGGCTTCGACGGCGAAGACGCCTGGCAGATTGTTGAAAGCTATGGCAGCTCAAACTCCCCGGCCATGGCCGAAGATAATGAGATCCGCTCGTATAATGACATGGAGATCGAAGCCGATGAGACCGAAGGCTTTGTAGAACCATGGGAAAATTTTGTCGCCACGGATATTGCCGGCAATCATCTCACCATAATCAAAGGAAACAGCTACCGTCACTATATGGATTCCGAGGAAGGCAGCTATCTCCTGGATCCGAATCGAAAAACAGACAGGGAGTAG
- a CDS encoding DUF5665 domain-containing protein: protein MTQEEKLNAVYRLTTGLAQQMEKSRIADYTELLHSPFRLIWLNILAGTARGVGIALGFTFFAATIIYVLQVLGALNLPIIGDYIADIVRIVQHQLELKTF from the coding sequence ATTACGCAGGAAGAAAAGCTGAATGCCGTCTACCGGCTGACTACCGGACTGGCCCAGCAGATGGAGAAGTCGCGGATCGCTGATTATACGGAGCTGCTGCACTCCCCTTTTCGTTTAATCTGGCTCAATATTCTGGCGGGAACGGCCCGCGGGGTGGGGATTGCGCTCGGGTTTACTTTTTTTGCGGCGACCATTATTTATGTCCTGCAGGTGCTTGGCGCGCTCAATCTGCCGATCATCGGGGATTATATTGCTGACATTGTCCGGATCGTCCAGCACCAGCTGGAGCTGAAGACCTTTTAA
- the ileS gene encoding isoleucine--tRNA ligase gives MQKVDVKEKARARDVRILKKWSDENTFRRSMENRAGRPNYVFYEGPPTANGVPHIGHVLGRVIKDFIGRYQTMKGFRVVRKAGWDTHGLPVELGVQKKLGISGKQDIEEYGVEKFIKECKESVFGYEKQWREFTEAIGYWTDLDNPYVTLDNTYIESVWNILATVHEKGLMYRGHRVSPYCPSCQTTLSSHEVAQGYKTVKDLSATAKFKLEGSGDYVLAWTTTPWTLPAHMALAMNPEMEYVRAQQEDGVYILAKNLVEEVLKGDYTILSTHTGADFIGQSYTPPFNYIQAEKHNVIVGASFVTDSSGTGIVHMAPAHGEDDYKSCRENGISFVNVVDTSGKYTGVVSDFAGRFVKDVDLDIIKVLSEKGLLYNKEKYEHSYPFCWRCDTPLLYYATDSWFIQTTAIKDQLIANNNTVDWYPDHVREGRFGKFLEELVDWNISRNRYWGTPLNVWVCQDTGKEFAPHSIAELRSMAIGEVAEDIELHKPYVDNIKLRSPFSEGGVMVRTPEVIDVWFDSGSMPFAQSHYPFENNDTFEDQYPADMICEGIDQTRGWFYSLLAVSTLFKGKAPYKAVIAHGHIFDENGQKMSKSKGNVIDPWEIMNEYGTDAFRWAILSDSAPWNNKRFSRGLVGETKSKVVDTLVNTHAFLTLYAGIDGYDPADHPFKVSEHKLDRWILSRLNSLILLVDKGLAVNDFVNTSKAIENFVDELSNWYIRRSRDRFWGSGLGEEKLDAYRTLTHVLLTTATLMAPFTPMLSEDIFTNLGGGESVHLADYPKADENLIDLELERDMESARGIVELARNVRNETGIKNRQPLSELIVSLDRNLDIADYEEIIKDEINVKHIVLENSDSGFVDFTLKLNLKVAGKKYGKNVGFLQGFLKGMDSEATRKAVSEGIVAIVSPEGEELQITAEELLVEKQAKAGFAAASGYGLTVALNTEITPELEQEGWVREIIRAVQDTRKRQDLAIEKRIALSLQLDDELKAAVTAFEHVLRENVLVTTVDFDGDHSFETVDAGGRSIGIFIGA, from the coding sequence ATGCAAAAGGTAGATGTCAAAGAAAAGGCGCGGGCCAGAGATGTCCGCATATTAAAGAAATGGAGCGACGAAAATACGTTCCGCAGATCCATGGAGAACCGTGCGGGACGCCCGAACTATGTGTTCTATGAAGGACCTCCGACGGCGAACGGCGTGCCACATATCGGGCACGTGCTGGGCCGGGTCATCAAGGACTTTATCGGCCGCTACCAGACGATGAAGGGCTTCCGCGTTGTGCGCAAGGCTGGCTGGGATACCCACGGCCTGCCGGTTGAACTCGGCGTGCAGAAGAAGCTTGGCATTTCCGGCAAGCAGGATATCGAAGAATACGGTGTAGAGAAATTCATCAAGGAATGTAAGGAAAGTGTATTCGGCTACGAGAAGCAGTGGCGTGAGTTCACGGAGGCGATCGGCTACTGGACTGATCTGGATAATCCTTATGTAACACTGGACAATACCTACATCGAGAGCGTTTGGAACATCCTGGCTACAGTGCACGAGAAAGGCCTGATGTACCGCGGACACCGTGTGAGCCCTTATTGCCCTAGCTGCCAGACGACGCTGAGCTCCCATGAAGTGGCGCAGGGCTATAAGACAGTTAAAGACCTGAGTGCTACAGCTAAGTTCAAGCTGGAAGGCAGCGGAGACTATGTACTTGCCTGGACGACCACACCTTGGACGCTTCCGGCGCATATGGCGCTGGCCATGAACCCGGAGATGGAATATGTGCGTGCCCAGCAGGAAGACGGCGTATATATCTTAGCTAAGAACCTGGTGGAAGAAGTGCTGAAAGGCGACTACACTATCCTTTCTACCCACACAGGTGCCGATTTTATCGGCCAGAGCTACACTCCGCCGTTCAATTATATCCAGGCTGAGAAGCACAATGTAATCGTAGGGGCGTCCTTTGTTACTGATTCCAGCGGTACCGGGATCGTGCACATGGCTCCGGCGCATGGTGAAGATGACTATAAGAGCTGCCGTGAGAACGGCATCAGCTTTGTCAATGTCGTGGATACTTCCGGTAAATACACCGGTGTGGTTAGCGATTTTGCCGGACGGTTCGTCAAAGATGTTGATCTGGATATCATCAAGGTGCTGTCCGAAAAAGGACTGCTCTACAATAAAGAGAAATACGAGCACAGCTATCCGTTCTGCTGGCGCTGCGATACACCGCTGCTCTATTATGCAACAGACAGCTGGTTCATCCAGACGACAGCAATCAAAGATCAGCTGATCGCTAACAATAACACCGTGGACTGGTACCCGGATCACGTGCGTGAAGGTCGCTTCGGCAAGTTCCTGGAAGAACTGGTAGACTGGAATATCAGCCGTAACCGCTACTGGGGCACACCGCTGAACGTGTGGGTCTGCCAGGACACCGGCAAGGAATTCGCACCGCACAGCATCGCTGAGCTGCGTTCGATGGCCATCGGCGAAGTTGCAGAGGACATCGAGCTGCATAAGCCGTATGTGGATAATATCAAACTGCGCAGCCCGTTCAGCGAAGGCGGAGTGATGGTGCGCACACCGGAAGTCATCGACGTCTGGTTCGACAGCGGCTCGATGCCGTTTGCACAGAGCCACTATCCGTTCGAAAACAATGATACCTTCGAGGATCAGTATCCGGCGGATATGATCTGCGAAGGAATCGACCAGACACGCGGCTGGTTCTACAGCCTGCTTGCGGTATCGACACTGTTCAAGGGCAAGGCGCCTTACAAAGCCGTTATCGCCCACGGCCATATCTTCGATGAGAACGGCCAAAAAATGTCCAAATCCAAAGGCAATGTAATTGACCCTTGGGAAATCATGAACGAATACGGCACCGACGCCTTCCGTTGGGCGATCCTGTCCGACAGTGCGCCATGGAATAACAAACGCTTCTCACGCGGTCTGGTCGGCGAGACCAAATCCAAGGTCGTAGATACACTGGTTAATACCCATGCATTCTTGACGCTGTACGCCGGCATTGACGGCTATGATCCTGCGGATCATCCGTTCAAGGTCTCGGAGCATAAGCTGGACCGCTGGATTCTCTCCCGCCTGAACAGCCTGATTCTGCTGGTGGATAAGGGCCTTGCCGTCAATGACTTCGTCAATACGTCCAAAGCGATCGAGAACTTTGTGGATGAGCTGAGCAACTGGTACATCCGGCGTTCCCGTGACCGGTTCTGGGGCAGCGGTCTTGGCGAAGAAAAGCTGGATGCTTACCGGACACTGACGCATGTGCTGCTTACTACAGCTACACTGATGGCTCCGTTCACACCAATGCTGTCCGAGGACATCTTCACGAACCTGGGCGGCGGGGAAAGTGTGCATCTGGCGGATTATCCTAAGGCTGATGAAAACCTGATCGACCTTGAGCTGGAACGCGATATGGAAAGTGCCAGAGGGATTGTGGAGCTAGCCCGTAACGTGCGCAACGAGACCGGCATCAAGAACCGTCAGCCATTGTCTGAACTGATTGTTTCCCTGGACCGCAATTTGGATATTGCAGACTATGAGGAGATCATCAAGGATGAGATCAACGTTAAGCATATTGTCCTTGAGAACAGCGACAGCGGCTTTGTAGACTTCACCCTGAAGCTGAACCTCAAGGTAGCAGGTAAGAAATACGGTAAAAACGTCGGCTTCCTGCAGGGCTTCCTGAAAGGTATGGACAGCGAAGCCACCCGCAAAGCTGTGAGTGAAGGCATCGTAGCGATTGTATCACCGGAAGGCGAAGAGCTGCAGATTACTGCCGAAGAGCTGCTGGTTGAGAAGCAGGCAAAAGCCGGATTTGCTGCCGCCTCGGGGTATGGTCTGACCGTGGCGCTGAATACCGAGATCACGCCGGAACTTGAGCAAGAGGGCTGGGTGCGTGAAATCATCCGTGCCGTGCAGGATACCCGCAAACGTCAGGATCTGGCGATTGAAAAACGGATCGCCCTTTCACTGCAGCTGGACGACGAGCTGAAAGCAGCCGTCACCGCATTTGAGCATGTGCTGCGTGAGAATGTCCTGGTGACTACGGTTGATTTTGACGGCGATCACAGCTTTGAAACCGTGGATGCCGGCGGCAGATCCATCGGGATCTTTATCGGAGCGTAA
- a CDS encoding DivIVA domain-containing protein — protein sequence MPLTPLDIHNKEFSRRIRGYDEDEVNEFLDQVIKDYESVIRENKELHNQLLTIQERLDHFVNIEESLSKTILVAQEAADDVKNNSKKESQLIIKEAEKNADRIINEALSKSRKVAIETEELRKQASIYRTRFRTLVEAQLELLSQDDWNALESRETSENLL from the coding sequence ATGCCATTAACGCCGCTCGATATACATAACAAGGAGTTCTCCCGGAGAATCCGTGGTTATGATGAGGACGAGGTCAATGAATTTCTTGATCAGGTAATCAAGGATTATGAAAGCGTCATTCGTGAGAACAAAGAGCTGCATAATCAGCTTCTGACCATTCAAGAGCGTCTCGACCATTTTGTGAATATCGAGGAAAGTTTATCGAAGACTATCCTTGTCGCTCAGGAAGCGGCTGATGATGTGAAGAACAATTCCAAGAAAGAATCACAGCTAATCATTAAAGAAGCAGAAAAGAACGCCGACCGCATTATCAATGAAGCGTTGTCCAAATCCCGCAAGGTAGCGATTGAGACGGAAGAGCTGCGTAAGCAGGCCTCCATCTACCGTACCCGCTTCCGTACACTAGTAGAAGCGCAGCTGGAGCTGCTCTCCCAGGATGACTGGAACGCGCTCGAAAGCCGCGAAACCAGCGAGAATCTGCTCTGA